One Salvelinus sp. IW2-2015 linkage group LG4q.2, ASM291031v2, whole genome shotgun sequence DNA window includes the following coding sequences:
- the LOC139027649 gene encoding uncharacterized protein encodes MSSPSPCLLRAVSQPRLREVKISLKTRETRETNRETSTPLRSIGVTLGRDRNSYREATRDRAITPGKETPLRATLSSSNRSRSTPPVHRAQRRPARGDGRTTRQETEHQPERNGTLRVIPTSGSRDPHPLGKGLGLSPISCFSSSSSTCTPARRQQRHALSPPCPASPPTTSTSGRSMKKARCLSYSTSNICFNSILDGRFRQLQGQI; translated from the exons ATGAGCAGCCCGTCTCCATGTCTGTTGCGTGCCGTCAGCCAACCCCGGCTCCGAGAGGTCAAGATCAGCCTGAAGACCAGGGAGACCCGGGAGACTAACAGGGAGACGTCCACACCCCTCCGATCCATTGGTGTGACCCTGGGGAGGGACAGGAACAGTTACAGAGAGGCCACCAGGGACCGGGCCATCACCCCAGGGAAAGAGACCCCGCTCCGKGCCACTCTGAGCAGCAGCAACCGCAGCCGGAGCACCCCACCCGTCCACAGAGCCCAGAGGAGGCCAGCGAGGGGTGATGGGAGAACCACCAGGCAGGAGACAGAGCACCAGCCTGAGAGGAACGGGACCCTCCGGGTCATACCCACGTCTGGATCTAGAGACCCTCATCCTCTGGGAAAAGGTCTGggtctctcccccatctcctgtttctcctcttcctcctccacctgcaCCCCTGCCAGACGTCAGCAACgccatgctctctctcccccttgccCAGCTTCtccccccaccacctccacctcagGCAGGAGTATGAAGAAGGCGAGGTGTCTGAGCTATAGCACCTCCAACATCTGCTTCAACTCCATCCTGGATGGACGCTTCAGGCAGCTGCAAG gACAGATTTAG